CCGACAGCAATCCCGCTGCCTGTCAGCGCCGCCACCGTCTCAGTGAGATACGGAAACGGCGGACAAACCAGCATTTTTGCGCTGGAGCCAACTTCGACACCGGCGCGAATCGCACCCAACAGCTCCGCGTTGGCAGCTCGGCTGCCGTTCATTTTCCAGTTTCCCGCTACCAGAAAGTTGCGCATCACTGTCCCCGCATCTGGGTCTGCTCAAAAGGCGCGCAAGGATACCCGCCGGTCAGGCGCAAATCAACGCAGAAGTGCGCATCCGCGCCCGCGAGCGCCATCAGGCGGCCGTTTCAGCCACCACCGCGGCCAGTCGCTCCGCCAGCGTCCGCACCTGGGCTTCGATCTGCCCCTCCACCATGACCCGGATGACCGGCTCCGTACCGGACGCACGCAGCACCACCCGGCCTGAGTCGTTTAACTCCTTTTCCGCCTGGCCGACAGCGGCGTTGATTGCCGTGGAGGTCGCCGGGTCCAGGCGCTTGTCCGTCCGCACATTGAGCAATATCTGCGGGTATTTCGGCATGCCCGCCGCCAGTTCGCCCAACGTCTTGCCGCTGCGCTTGATGATTGCCAGGACCTGCAAGGCGCTGATCAGGCCATCGCCCGTGGTGGTCTGGTCCAGGCAAATCATATGACCGGAGGTTTCGCCACCAATGATGCCACCGGTCTCGCGCAAGGCTTCAAGCACGTAACGGTCACCCACCTTGGCCCGCAGAAATTCTATGCCGGCCTTTTTGAGCGCATGTTCCAGACCCAGGTTGCTCATTACGGTCCCGACCACGGGCCCGCGCAGCTTCCCTTGCTGCTTGCGATCGGTCGCAATGATATACAGCAGCTGGTCGCCATCCAGGAGGTTGCCCGCCTCATCGACCATCACCACCCGGTCGCCGTCTCCATCCAGGGCGATGCCGACATCGGCCTTTACCGCCGGAACCGTTTGTTGCAACAAACCCGGCTCGGTCGACCCGCAACTGTCATTGATATTCCGCCCGTTCGGCGA
The DNA window shown above is from Woeseia oceani and carries:
- the glmM gene encoding phosphoglucosamine mutase; translation: MTTKYFGTDGVRGTVGRDPMSADFALRLASAAAQVLVPPGGTVLIGKDTRLSGYMFESALEAGFVAAGANVLLLGPLPTPGIAFLTQQFNADLGVVISASHNPYYDNGIKFFDAQGGKLTDEEQAAIERYLGQPAITLESQKLGRARRIDSARIRYQEFCASTFPKDLSLDGIKVVFDGANGAGYKVGPRTLNELGADVIPIGCSPNGRNINDSCGSTEPGLLQQTVPAVKADVGIALDGDGDRVVMVDEAGNLLDGDQLLYIIATDRKQQGKLRGPVVGTVMSNLGLEHALKKAGIEFLRAKVGDRYVLEALRETGGIIGGETSGHMICLDQTTTGDGLISALQVLAIIKRSGKTLGELAAGMPKYPQILLNVRTDKRLDPATSTAINAAVGQAEKELNDSGRVVLRASGTEPVIRVMVEGQIEAQVRTLAERLAAVVAETAA